TGTCGTTTTGGCTTGCCAGATCCATAAACTGCGGTATTTTCTCACGTAGTTTCTCAAAATTAGGCGCCTGTATAATGTACTGGATTGGCATCCCGCCGCGACGGTTTACGGCGATGGTGGGCTGTTCTGAAATATTGGTCTTGGCCTCAGAATATTTTTTGGTCCATTTGGTCAGGTCGTCTGCGATCTCTTTCTGGCTGCGCTCCCGTTCATCGGGCTCTTTAAGGGCAATCCGGATCCTGCCGCTGTTGACCGACGAAGAACCGAAACCGGGAGATGTGATTACGAGGCTGACCTTCTTTTCAGGAATCGAATCGTTGATCAATTGTGTGAGTTCCTGCATAAACCGGTCGGTATAGTCGTAAGTGGCACCTTCAGGAGCCGTTACGTTGACACCGATGAAACTGCGGTCGTCGTAAGGTGCGGTTTCCTTTGGCAATATCTTAAAAAACAGCACAATAATGCCGATGCAGAGGATGATAATCGGGAAGCTGAGCCATTTTCGTTTCATGAATTTCGTGAGCGAGCCCGCATACCCTTGGTTTAATTTGACAAAATAAGGCTCGGTGAGATTGTAGAATTTCGATTTTTTCTGCTCGCCGCCCTTCATCAAATACGCATTCAGCATCGGAGTCAGCGTCAGCGAAACGAATGCCGAAATCAACACTGCCGCGCCTATGACGACGCCAAATTCCCGGAACAGCCGCCCAACAAAGCCTTCAAGGAATATAATGGGCAGGAACACCGCGGCGAGCGTGATGGAAATGGAAATGACAGCAAAGAAGATTTCATTCGATCCCTTGATGGCGGCTTCAATCGGCGACATGCCTTCCTCGACCTTCTTGAATATATTTTCGGTAACCACAATACCGTCATCAACAACGAGGCCCGTGGCCAGCACGATGGCCAGCAATGACAGCACATTGACTGAAAACCCGCACAGGTACATGATAAAAAACGTAGCGATGAGCGACACCGGGATGTCAATCAAAGGCCTGAAGGCAATCGCCCAGTCCCTGAAAAACAAATAGATGATCAGGATGACGAGAATCAGCGCGATACCCAGGGTTTCGGCAACTTCGACAACCGATTTCTTGATAAAAACACTGTTGTCTATGGCGACATTCAACTTCAGGTCACCGGGCAGCGTTTTCTTTAAATTGTCATATTGCTCGTAAAAGTCGTTGGCGATGTCGATGTAATTCGTTCCTGGCTGCGGTATGATGGCGAGACCGACCATGGGCAGTCCGGATTCCGACATTTTGGTTTCGAGGTTTTCGGGTCCGAGTTCCGCGCGGCCAATATCACTGAATTTCACGGTTTTCTCGCCTTCGGATAAAATGACGATGTTATTGAATTGCTCCGGCTCGGACAGATTTCCGACGGTCTTTACGGTCAGTTCCGTATTCGCGCCGGTAAGCTTCCCTGATGGCAGCTCAACATTCTGTTTTTCAAGTGCCGTGCGCACATCAGCAACGGTAACCCCGTACGAAGTCAGTTTGACCGGGTCTACCCAGAGGCGCATGGCATATTTCTTCTGCCCCCAGATTTGTACCGAACTCACTCCGGGAATGGTCTGCAAACGTTCTGCAATCACATTCTCTGCATAGTCGCTGAGTTCGAGCGCGTCTTTTGAATCGCTCTGCACCGTCATGGTGATGATCGGCTCTGAATCGGCATCGGCTTTGGATACCACCGGTGGCGCATCGATATCCTGAGGCAGGCTGCGAACGGCCTGCGACACTTTATCGCGCACATCGTTTGCGGCCTCCTCGAGGCTTTTTTCCAATTTGAATTCTATCGTAATATTGCTCGATCCCTGGTTGCTCGAAGAGGTAATATTGCGGATTCCATCGATAGAGTTGATCGCCTTTTCAAGTGGCTCGGTGATTTGCGACTCTATGATGTCTGCATTGGCTCCGGTGTAATTCGTTCGGACGGAAATCTGTGCCGGGTCGATGGACGGAAACTCCCGTACGCCCAGGTACGTATATCCGATGATGCCAAAAAGCACGATCACGAGATTGATCACAATCGTAAAAACGGGCCTCCTGATGCTTAAGGTAGATAAACTCATGGATTATTGTTTTTTAATCATGACCTTGACCGGCGCGTCATCCTTGAGCGACATTACCCCTGAGGTCAATACGGTATCGCCGGGTTTAAGACCTGAAAGGACCAGCACGTCCTTATCGGTGCGGGTTTCCGTTTCTACCTTGTTTTCTTTGGCCTTGCCATTGCGTACCGTGAAGACTTTCTTGCCATCCTGTACCGGAACGATGGCTTCTGAAGGGATGACTATGGCATCATTGATTTTCTGCAGCGGCAGTTCAATGTCGGCAAAAGTGCCCGGAAGCAGTTTACCGTCTTTATTGTCAGCGACGGCACGGATCTGCAGCGTTCTGGTCGCGACCGAGATTTCGGGCTCGATGGCGTAAATTTTCGCAGTGTATGATGATGTCGAG
The nucleotide sequence above comes from Flavobacterium magnum. Encoded proteins:
- a CDS encoding efflux RND transporter permease subunit, which translates into the protein MSLSTLSIRRPVFTIVINLVIVLFGIIGYTYLGVREFPSIDPAQISVRTNYTGANADIIESQITEPLEKAINSIDGIRNITSSSNQGSSNITIEFKLEKSLEEAANDVRDKVSQAVRSLPQDIDAPPVVSKADADSEPIITMTVQSDSKDALELSDYAENVIAERLQTIPGVSSVQIWGQKKYAMRLWVDPVKLTSYGVTVADVRTALEKQNVELPSGKLTGANTELTVKTVGNLSEPEQFNNIVILSEGEKTVKFSDIGRAELGPENLETKMSESGLPMVGLAIIPQPGTNYIDIANDFYEQYDNLKKTLPGDLKLNVAIDNSVFIKKSVVEVAETLGIALILVILIIYLFFRDWAIAFRPLIDIPVSLIATFFIMYLCGFSVNVLSLLAIVLATGLVVDDGIVVTENIFKKVEEGMSPIEAAIKGSNEIFFAVISISITLAAVFLPIIFLEGFVGRLFREFGVVIGAAVLISAFVSLTLTPMLNAYLMKGGEQKKSKFYNLTEPYFVKLNQGYAGSLTKFMKRKWLSFPIIILCIGIIVLFFKILPKETAPYDDRSFIGVNVTAPEGATYDYTDRFMQELTQLINDSIPEKKVSLVITSPGFGSSSVNSGRIRIALKEPDERERSQKEIADDLTKWTKKYSEAKTNISEQPTIAVNRRGGMPIQYIIQAPNFEKLREKIPQFMDLASQNDTFSNVDVNLKFNKPEINVTIDREKAESLGISVLDVAQTLQLSLSGQRFGYFMRNGKQYQVIGQFDEKDRDSPLDLTSMFVKNDKGQLIQLDNVVKTEEKSSPPQLYHNNRYLSATISAGLSPGKSISDGIAAMDEIKAKVLDDTFTTDLGGESRDFVESSSNTSKAFGLAVLLIFLILAAQFESFIDPLIIILTVPMAVAGALFSLWLFGQTWNIFSQIGTVMLIGLVTKNGILIVEFANQLREQGKPKFEAIIEASEARLRPILMTSLAISLGALPIALSLGAAATSRIGMGVVIVGGTIFSLVLTLFVIPAMYMMWSRAPKHHPEFDHIDEYEKEARHEK